AAAGAGCGTGACCGCGCTGCTGCGCCAGCGCCACCGCCTGCGCGCCGACCAGGACAACGATTTCTACATCCGTAACCTCGCCGCCGCCGCGGATTCCGCCGCCGAAACGACGCGCGTGATGTCACTGCTGCTCGGCGCCATCGCCTCGGTGTCATTGCTCGTCGGCGGCATCGGCATCATGAACATCATGCTCGTCTCGGTCACCGAACGGACCCGCGAAATCGGCGTGCGCATGGCCATCGGCGCGCGCCAGAAGGACATCCTCGCGCAATTCCTGCTCGAAGCCATCATGATCTCGATCACCGGCTGCCTGATCGGCCTCGCACTCGGCATCGGCAGCGCGCTCGCCGTCAATGCGCTCACCGACATGGTCATCGTCATCTCCGGCAGTGCCGTGCTCGTCGCCTTCGTCGTCGCCGCCGGCGTTGGTGTCTTCTTCGGTTTCTATCCCGCCCGCAAGGCGGCTGCGCTCGACCCGATCGAAGCGCTGCGCTACCAGTGAGCGCGCCATCCATGCTCATTGCATAGCGTTGGAATCAGCATTCCGGTTAAGAACGGTGGCATCGGGTAAAACACGGTAAGACTCGGTTGATCGCAATGCTGCGGCGATATTTCCGGCGCATAGTACGGGCGTCCTCATGACGTACCCCGTATATCCGATGGAGCATATTACCGATGAAACCGATCCTTTCCCTGTTGATCCTGCCAAGCATTTTTGCCGCCGCCGCTGCCTGCGCGGCCGACACGGCACCGGCCAGTGCCGTTTCCGTACCGCCACCGCCGCCAATGCATCACCGGCATGGCGACATGAAAGGCCCTCCCCCCTTCGACCCGGCGCTGTGTCAAGGCAAGGCGCCCGGAACAGCGATCGAGCTGCGCATGCCTGACGGCGGCCTCTTGCGCGGCAGCTGCCAACTCGTCTTCCTGCCCGATATGCCGGGACCAACGCCGGCACCGGGCAAGGTTCCCCCGACGGGCGACAAACGCCCCTGAGCGGACCGGCAACCCGACCGGACGGGAATCCGGTCGGCGCCCCGCTCATGCCTGGAAAACAGCCTTGACGCCATGCAAATTGGCAACGATACTGTTTTTGACAGATGCGTAACGCATTGTCGTGTCAATAAAAAATCAGAAGCACCGGGGGAAGTCAAAAGAAGATCGCCACACCGCACACCGCGGCGTCGCCGCACAGCTATTCGCCGCACAGCCATACCACCGCATAGACCGCCCCCGGTACCCAAGAATATTTCATGGGAGGGGTTGAGCCATGGTCGTGACAAACTGGTCTGTACGCAAGAAGCTCCTGGTCGGTGTTGGCATTGTCATCGTCATCTCACTGCTGGCGACGGGAAGAATCTCGGCGCAGATGTTCAAGGCCGCGCTCACCGAGCGTCTTGAAAATTACGAGATGGTGCGAACCGTCGAGGCGATCCGCAACGATCTGGACAAGTCACTCTCGGTGCCCCTCGCCCAGACCCGCGCGCTGGCCAGCAACACCTTCCTGCTCGACTGGATGGCCGCCGGCGAACCCGTTTCCGGCATCGAAACCTGGAAGAAATACGCAAAAAGCATCAAATCGGGTACCGGCGCCATGATGGTGAGTTGGGTATCCGAGGCGACGCTGAGCTACTACGACGATGACAAAGGTCTTGCCCGGAAGCTCTCCATCGACGGGAAGGACCACTGGTTCAAGGCGTTTCTGGATAGCGGCAAGTCGCATGATTTCAATCTGGGCGTCGAGGAAGGCAAAGCCAGCGTGATGATGTTCATCAACGCGCTGGCCAAGGACGATCGAGGACATCGCGCCTCCGCCAGCCTCGGCATCGACATGACTGAAATGGCCGAGCGCGTACGCAAGCTGACGGTCGGGCAGACAGGACAGGTCTTTGTCGTCGACCAGTCCGGGAAAATACAGATCCACCGCAATCCCGCGCTCGTCAAAGTGGATAACAAGGTGGACATTCACGGTCTTCCAGAATTCTCCGCGATTGCCAACACGCTGCTCACCAAGGGCAACTTCAATCTCGCGCGCTACCGGGGCGAGCACGGTGACATGATCATCGTTTCAAGCTACATCCCGAGCGCCGACTGGTTTGTCATGGTCGACATCTCGGAAGAGGAGGTCTACGGGCCGATCGACCGATCATTGGGGGTGCTCCTGCTGATCGACATCGTCGTATTGCTGGCTTCGCTTCTGCTCATCTACGTCATCCTCCGTTCGATCACCGGGCCTTTGGCCAAACTGCGCGATGCGATGCAGGCGCTGACGAGCGGAAACGGCGACCTGAGACAACGACTGGAAGCCACGAACAACGACGAGGTCGGTCAGATTGCGCGCAGTTTCAACACGTTCATGGAGCAACTGCATGGCATGCTCATGAACGTGCACACGCAGACCGACACGCTCAACCAGAGTGTCAATGACATCGGCACAATCGCGCAGCATCTTTCCAATGATTCGCAAACGACATCGAACCTGGCGGCAAGCACGGCGGCGACGATCGACAGGATCACCGTCAGCGTCTCGCTGATCGCCGAAAACACCAGCGAGGCAACCCGCTCCGTCGAAAAGGCCGGGCAGCTTTCGATCGAAAATGCCAATTCGGTCAGCAGGGTCTCGGGCGAAATCAGCCGCGTCGTCGGTGCCATGAACGAACTTGCCAATGTCGTCAGGGAACTCGATGCGCGCTCGACGCGGATCGGTTCGATCACCGGCGTCATCAAGGAAATTTCCGACCAGACCAATCTGCTGGCCCTGAATGCCGCGATCGAGGCAGCACGGGCCGGAGAACAGGGTCGCGGCTTCGCGGTCGTCGCCGACGAGGTGCGCAAACTGGCCGAACGCACGGGCAAGGCCACGATCGAGATCGACGAGATGGTCGGCTCGATGCGTACCCAGTCGTCGCAAGCCATGGACCACGTCGAACAAACGCATCATGTCGTCAATTCGAGCGTATCGATGGTCGACGACGTCCTGCGCCAGATCGGCGAGATTCAGGAGACCATGCAGACGATCATCAGCAAGACGCGCGAGATTCGGGATTCCGCGGCCGAACAGTCGCGGGCGACGGAATCAATGGCAGAAGCCGCCGAAGCGATGACGGTGCAGGCAAGGAACGAGGACGTCGAAATCCAGAACGCAAGCCAGGTCATCTCCAACCTGGAGCGCCTGACCCGCGAACTGCGCGGCGTCGTCGCCAGTTTCCAGCTCTAGCACTGGCACGGCGACGCCGGAGCGGCATCAGGCGCCGGCATGGCAGGCGCCTGATGCCGCTGGCGGCGCTTACTTCACGCCGAGCGGCTGAACGCCGAGTGTGCCGACCAGGCTGGAACGATAGTCACCGCCGCCGACCCGCACGCGTTCGGCTTGCACCTGGGCGCGACGGGCAACCAGGCCAAGCCGGGTCACGACTTCGCCGTTGTCGGCGGCATCGATGAAGTCGTAGAGACTGGCCACCGCCTGCTTGAGCCGCGCCTCGTCGCCCTGCTGCTTGGCGTCGAGCCGCGCCGCGTACCAGTCGCTCGCCAGTACGCTCTCGCGCGTGAATTGCGCGCGCACTTGCGGGGCGTCGAGCCCGTAACCCTCGGCCGTCTTGCCGTAGGCCATGATTTCGAGCAAGGCCTTGAGCGGCGGACACGCCAGCGCAATGGTGCCATCCTTGAAATAACTTTCGGCGACGCGCTGATGCGTGGCGACGATGTTGGCCATGCTTTCGGCAAACACGTCCATATCCTGCAATTCCGGGCGCAGCATCTCATCAGTGAAGACCGAGTGCGGATGCAGGAAAATGCGACCGAAATAGATCGTCGCGAAGCGCGCCGTCATGCGGTAGCCGAGACGGCTGGCCAGCACCGGCTTGCCCTTGTGCTCGAAGTCGGCGACGCGTTCGAGCGCGCCCAGCGCAATCAGGTTCTCGGCACTGCGCTCCTCCGGGCTCATGCGCGCGAAGACTTCCGGAACGAGCAGGCTGACGTCATGATCGACGCGCACGTTCGGACCGACGTAGCCGGCACTCGACACCCAGCCGTCATAACCGGTGATAGCGAAGGAGACGAAGGCCGCGTTGAGGTCGATGACGGCCGGCAGGGCGTTGAACGGCCCTTTGGTCAGCGCGCCTTCGGACCCGGCACCGGTCGTCGACGGCGACTTGCCGGTCATCGAGCTGATGAACTCGATGAAGAGTTCGGGCAGTTCCATGTAATGCAGCGGGTTGTAGGTACACAGCGGCCGCACGCCCTCCTCGGGCGGATTGTTGCGGCGACCGGCGGCGACGACGTGCACCGGCGTCACCATCGGCACCTGCACCGACTGTTTGCGGAAGAGCCGCATCGCCAGTTCCGCCGAGGCGGGCGCCTGAGGATTGGCGACATCGGGACGCAGTTGCAGGTAGCGCGGGTTCTTCGACGGCTTGCCATCGACCATGCGCGGATGCGCCGAGGACACGAAGTACTGCGGCGAGGCCCCTTCAGGCGCGCCGGCGGCACCGGCGATCAGGCGCTGCATCGGCTCGGTATAGGCCGAAAAACCGATGACATCGTCAACGAGCTCCTGCGCGTCGTTCTTGTTGAGCGGCTCGAAGTTGGAGATGAAGGTATCGGGTTCAGCGATATCGGCTTCGGCCTGATGGTCGTAGCCACGATGGATCGCGTCGTCCGGACGCTGGAACAGGCGCCGTTCGCAGTTCTGGATGATCTTGCGCGAAAGATCGCCGCCGGCGCCCGGCACGACGCCCGCCGGTGCGACAACGCTGGCGGTGATGTCGTCCTCGGTCTGCACCTTGAAGGCCGGGTGGAAGTCATGGCGCAGGCAGAAAATCCGCCACGAACCGTCCTTCTGGAAACCGACGCGCAGCGTATTGGCGACGAGCTTGTTACCGTCGAGGCGCAGCGCATTGCCGAGCCGGCCGTTGATGATGTCGACGGAATAGTGGCTGCGCCAGTCGTTGCCCCATTCGGGCTTGTGATAACGCTTGACGACGAAGACGAGTTCCTTGACGTGCTGCGGAATCGCGTTGAGCCAGGCATTGTATTCGTCGGTGTAGTCGACGCTCGGCGTCATCAGCTTGATGACGCTGCCCATCGAGCGCGCGGCGCTGAGGATCAGCCGGTGGTCGATGCCGTTCTTCTTGGGATCGCGGAAACGATCGGAGAAATCGCGCGCGAAAATCTCGGTCACCGCGTCCATGTCCTTCTCGAGGTCGGCGACATAGACGGCGCCGGCCAGAATCGCGTCCGACAAGGCTTTCGAGATTTCCGACTTGCCGCCGCCCGAGACCGTGCTCGGCTTGTGGCAGGAGGTGACTTCCGGCGAGGTACCGACAAGGCTCCACACGCGCCGGTCGGGACTCGTCGGCTCCATGTGGATGCGGTAGCCGTTCGGCCCCATATAGGTCTTGTCGGCGCGCAACTTGATCGATGCGCGCGTGCCATCGGCCCGCTCCCACGACACCGTCTGCGTGCGCAGGCTGTAGGTCGATTTTTCCGGCACCAGCACAATGTGCGGCTGCTCGCA
The uncultured Propionivibrio sp. DNA segment above includes these coding regions:
- a CDS encoding methyl-accepting chemotaxis protein yields the protein MVVTNWSVRKKLLVGVGIVIVISLLATGRISAQMFKAALTERLENYEMVRTVEAIRNDLDKSLSVPLAQTRALASNTFLLDWMAAGEPVSGIETWKKYAKSIKSGTGAMMVSWVSEATLSYYDDDKGLARKLSIDGKDHWFKAFLDSGKSHDFNLGVEEGKASVMMFINALAKDDRGHRASASLGIDMTEMAERVRKLTVGQTGQVFVVDQSGKIQIHRNPALVKVDNKVDIHGLPEFSAIANTLLTKGNFNLARYRGEHGDMIIVSSYIPSADWFVMVDISEEEVYGPIDRSLGVLLLIDIVVLLASLLLIYVILRSITGPLAKLRDAMQALTSGNGDLRQRLEATNNDEVGQIARSFNTFMEQLHGMLMNVHTQTDTLNQSVNDIGTIAQHLSNDSQTTSNLAASTAATIDRITVSVSLIAENTSEATRSVEKAGQLSIENANSVSRVSGEISRVVGAMNELANVVRELDARSTRIGSITGVIKEISDQTNLLALNAAIEAARAGEQGRGFAVVADEVRKLAERTGKATIEIDEMVGSMRTQSSQAMDHVEQTHHVVNSSVSMVDDVLRQIGEIQETMQTIISKTREIRDSAAEQSRATESMAEAAEAMTVQARNEDVEIQNASQVISNLERLTRELRGVVASFQL